The Apodemus sylvaticus chromosome 5, mApoSyl1.1, whole genome shotgun sequence genome has a segment encoding these proteins:
- the Slc2a8 gene encoding solute carrier family 2, facilitated glucose transporter member 8 isoform X2: MLLGGRLLTGLACGVASLVAPVYISEIAYPAVRGLLGSCVQLMVVTGILLAYVAGWVLEWRWLAVLGCVPPTLMLLLMCYMPETPRFLLTQHQYQEAMAALRFLWGSEEGWEEPPVGAEHQGFRLALLRRPGVYKPLLIGISLMTFQQLSGVNAIMFYANNIFEAAKFKDSSLASVTVGIIQVLFTAVAALIMDRAGRRLLLALSGVIMVFSMSAFGTYFKLTQSVPSNSSHVGLLVPIWAEPVDSHVGLAWLAVGSMCFFIAGFAVGWGPIPWLLMSEIFPLHVKGVATGVCVLTNWIMAFLVTKEFSSVMEILRPYGAFWLTAAFCILSVLFTLTFVPETKGRTLEQVTAHFEGR; this comes from the exons ATGCTGCTCGGAGGCCGCCTCCTCACCGGCCTAGCCTGCGGAGTCGCCTCACTAGTGGCACCG GTCTATATCTCGGAAATCGCCTACCCAGCCGTGCGAGGACTGCTCGGCTCCTGTGTGCAGCTGATGGTTGTCACTGGCATCCTCCTGGCCTACGTGGCAG GCTGGGTCCTAGAGTGGCGCTGGCTGGCCGTGCTGGGCTGTGTGCCCCCCACCCTCATGCTGTTACTCATGTGCTACATGCCCGAGACCCCACGCTTCCTTCTGACTCAGCACCAGTACCAGGAGGCCATGGCTGCCCTGCGCTTCCTGTGGGGCTCTGAGGAGGGCTGGGAAGAGCCCCCTGTTGGGGCTGAGCACCAG GGCTTCCGGCTGGCCCTGCTGAGGCGCCCTGGCGTCTACAAGCCCCTCCTCATCGGCATTTCCCTCATGACCTTCCAGCAGCTGTCGGGGGTCAATGCCATCATGTTCTATGCCAACAATATCTTTGAGGCAGCCAAGTTCAAG gacaGCAGCCTGGCCTCAGTCACTGTGGGCATCATCCAGGTCCTGTTCACTGCTGTGGCGGCCCTCATCATGGACAGAGCAGGGCGAAGGCTGCTTCTGGCCTTGTCGG GTGTGATCATGGTATTCAGCATGAGTGCCTTTGGTACCTACTTCAAACTGACGCAGAGTGTCCCCAGCAACTCCTCCCACGTAGGCCTCCTGGTGCCCATCTGGGCGGAGCCTGTTGACAGCCACGTGGGGCTGGCCTGGCTGGCTGTAGGCAGCATGTGCTTCTTCATTGCTG GCTTCGCAGTAGGCTGGGGACCCATCCCCTGGCTCCTCATGTCAGAGATCTTCCCTCTGCATGTCAAGGGTGTGGCTACCGGCGTCTGTGTCCTCACCAACTGGATCATGGCCTTTCTGGTGACCAAAGAGTTTAGCAGCGTCATG GAGATCCTCAGACCCTATGGTGCCTTCTGGCTCACTGCTGCCTTCTGTATCCTCAGCGTCCTTTTTACCCTGACCTTTGTCCCTGAGACTAAAGGCAGGACTCTGGAACAAGTCACAGCCCATTTCGAGGGACGATGA
- the Rpl12 gene encoding 60S ribosomal protein L12 has product MPPKFDPNEIKVVYLRCTGGEVGATSALAPKIGPLGLSPKKVGDDIAKATGDWKGLRITVKLTIQNRQAQIEVVPSASALIIKALKEPPRDRKKQKNIKHSGNITFDEIVSIARQMRHRSLARELSGTIKEILGTAQSVGCNVDGRHPHDIIDDINSGAVECPAS; this is encoded by the exons ATGCCGCCCAAGTTCGACCCCAACGAGATCAAAGTGG TGTACTTGAGGTGCACCGGAGGCGAGGTCGGCGCCACCTCCGCCTTGGCCCCTAAGATCGGTCCTCTGGGTCTG TCTCCGAAAAAAGTTGGTGATGACATTGCTAAGGCTACCGGTGACTGGAAAGGTCTCAGGATTACAGTGAAACTGACCATCCAGAACAGACAGGCCCAG ATTGAGGTggtgccctctgcctctgccctgatTATCAAAGCCCTCAAGGAGCCACCAAGagacaggaagaagcagaagaaca TTAAACACAGTGGAAACATCACTTTTGATGAGATTGTCAGCATTGCCCGACAGATGAGACACCGGTCTTTGGCCAGAGAGCTTTCTG GAACTATCAAGGAGATCCTCGGTACTGCACAGTCTGTGGGCTGCAATGTGGATGGCCGCCACCCTCATGACATCATAGATGACATCAACAGTGGTGCCGTGGAGTGCCCAGCT agttaa
- the Slc2a8 gene encoding solute carrier family 2, facilitated glucose transporter member 8 isoform X1 produces MSSEDPQETQPLLRPPGARAPRGRRVFLATFAAALGPLSFGFALGYSSPAIPSLRRTAPPALRLGDSAASWFGAIVTLGAAAGGVLGGWLLDRAGRKLSLLLCTVPFVTGFAVITAAWDVWMLLGGRLLTGLACGVASLVAPVYISEIAYPAVRGLLGSCVQLMVVTGILLAYVAGWVLEWRWLAVLGCVPPTLMLLLMCYMPETPRFLLTQHQYQEAMAALRFLWGSEEGWEEPPVGAEHQGFRLALLRRPGVYKPLLIGISLMTFQQLSGVNAIMFYANNIFEAAKFKDSSLASVTVGIIQVLFTAVAALIMDRAGRRLLLALSGVIMVFSMSAFGTYFKLTQSVPSNSSHVGLLVPIWAEPVDSHVGLAWLAVGSMCFFIAGFAVGWGPIPWLLMSEIFPLHVKGVATGVCVLTNWIMAFLVTKEFSSVMEILRPYGAFWLTAAFCILSVLFTLTFVPETKGRTLEQVTAHFEGR; encoded by the exons ATGTCGTCTGAAGACCCCCAGGAGACGCAGCCGCTGTTGCGGCCACCGGGAGCCAG GGCTCCCCGCGGCCGCCGCGTCTTCCTCGCTACCTTCGCCGCTGCTCTGGGGCCCCTCAGCTTCGGCTTCGCGCTCGGCTACAGCTCCCCCGCCATCCCCAGTCTGCGGCGCACCGCACCCCCGGCCCTGCGCCTTGGAGACAGTGCGGCCTCCTGGTTCGGG GCCATCGTGACCCTGGGCGCTGCAGCAGGGGGAGTACTGGGCGGCTGGCTCCTGGATCGTGCAGGGCGCAAACTGAGCCTCCTGCTCTGCACTGTGCCCTTCGTGACCGGCTTTGCTGTCATCACCGCGGCCTGGGACGTGTGGATGCTGCTCGGAGGCCGCCTCCTCACCGGCCTAGCCTGCGGAGTCGCCTCACTAGTGGCACCG GTCTATATCTCGGAAATCGCCTACCCAGCCGTGCGAGGACTGCTCGGCTCCTGTGTGCAGCTGATGGTTGTCACTGGCATCCTCCTGGCCTACGTGGCAG GCTGGGTCCTAGAGTGGCGCTGGCTGGCCGTGCTGGGCTGTGTGCCCCCCACCCTCATGCTGTTACTCATGTGCTACATGCCCGAGACCCCACGCTTCCTTCTGACTCAGCACCAGTACCAGGAGGCCATGGCTGCCCTGCGCTTCCTGTGGGGCTCTGAGGAGGGCTGGGAAGAGCCCCCTGTTGGGGCTGAGCACCAG GGCTTCCGGCTGGCCCTGCTGAGGCGCCCTGGCGTCTACAAGCCCCTCCTCATCGGCATTTCCCTCATGACCTTCCAGCAGCTGTCGGGGGTCAATGCCATCATGTTCTATGCCAACAATATCTTTGAGGCAGCCAAGTTCAAG gacaGCAGCCTGGCCTCAGTCACTGTGGGCATCATCCAGGTCCTGTTCACTGCTGTGGCGGCCCTCATCATGGACAGAGCAGGGCGAAGGCTGCTTCTGGCCTTGTCGG GTGTGATCATGGTATTCAGCATGAGTGCCTTTGGTACCTACTTCAAACTGACGCAGAGTGTCCCCAGCAACTCCTCCCACGTAGGCCTCCTGGTGCCCATCTGGGCGGAGCCTGTTGACAGCCACGTGGGGCTGGCCTGGCTGGCTGTAGGCAGCATGTGCTTCTTCATTGCTG GCTTCGCAGTAGGCTGGGGACCCATCCCCTGGCTCCTCATGTCAGAGATCTTCCCTCTGCATGTCAAGGGTGTGGCTACCGGCGTCTGTGTCCTCACCAACTGGATCATGGCCTTTCTGGTGACCAAAGAGTTTAGCAGCGTCATG GAGATCCTCAGACCCTATGGTGCCTTCTGGCTCACTGCTGCCTTCTGTATCCTCAGCGTCCTTTTTACCCTGACCTTTGTCCCTGAGACTAAAGGCAGGACTCTGGAACAAGTCACAGCCCATTTCGAGGGACGATGA